From Penicillium digitatum chromosome 5, complete sequence, one genomic window encodes:
- a CDS encoding HC-toxin synthetase, with product MTIQSIEGEINLPTEKCIFPIRNDGNLSDDGQAIWGRTKLSTCTLEEVGILPSSPCKSSCLNQGQEPDQNIIARQKDPLYFLATVWALVLCEYAEVDIVQIGGYQACGSFTTEGAEKQNMKLLASAPRRTESVSELFCLEGWSVSNVNQTHFPYFNTGVAIYQGRDREAGIDAAENRIAGESGIAGEGEEEKVCLKFLLNTSATLGKGKR from the coding sequence ATGACCATCCAATCCATCGAGGGAGAAATCAATCTCCCAACTGAGAAGTGCATTTTCCCGATTCGGAACGATGGAAACCTCTCCGACGACGGACAAGCAATCTGGGGGCGGACCAAACTATCTACCTGTACCCTCGAGGAAGTTGGAATCCTCCCATCCTCACCCTGCAAGTCCTCCTGTCTGAACCAGGGCCAGGAGCCAGACCAGAACATCATAGCGAGGCAGAAAGACCCCCTATACTTTCTAGCTACCGTGTGGGCTCTGGTGTTGTGCGAATATGCCGAAGTCGACATTGTCCAAATTGGTGGGTACCAGGCCTGTGGCTCCTTCACAACTGAGGGTGCAGAGAAGCAAAATATGAAGCTTTTGGCATCTGCACCAAGGCGGACAGAGTCTGTCTCTGAATTGTTTTGCCTTGAAGGATGGTCGGTGTCAAATGTGAACCAAACCCATTTTCCATACTTCAATACCGGAGTTGCAATCTATCAAGGTCGAGATAGAGAGGCCGGAATTGATGCAGCTGAAAATCGGATTGCAGGGGAATCAGGAATAGCAGGAGAGGGCGAAGAGGAAAAGGTTTGTCTTAAGTTTCTTCTGAACACTTCTGCTACTTTAGGAAAAGGGAAACGTTAG
- a CDS encoding FAD dependent oxidoreductase, putative, whose amino-acid sequence MTVDPRPESDAVPNSTGIKVVIVGVGLAGITAAIECHRKGHSVVVLEKVSVLKHDAGDGIMIAPNASRVIRQWGDDLLAEIVQNRCDSTHVDMMDPNDNLIARQELPGKGEGIVTNRGKLVCLLYAHAKNRLGIDIRLGSRVTDYWEENGQAGVTVDDGERISGDCVVCADGVHGMSRKFVTKEELAPQETGWATFRAHIETDAFANDEEAKWVLAGTETEDRTYAWFGEGLNVAMMTLKRGKEVVWMTTHKDCYGARETWNGGGQAKIEDALATISHWPGRHRIEAVIRHTKPDKLVNHALIYRPPLRTWISEGGRTILIGDSAHPYYPVVAQGGSQGIEDGAVLAIALSLAGKERVPLALQVVEKIRYPRASVIQLGSSTFQATVLRSDWGKEESKRDEFRFPNPDWIFSHDCQSYAYQEFESVVEAIRDGMEYVPTNIPVDGVYRVENTYKRE is encoded by the exons ATGACAGTTGACCCTCGTCCCGAGAGTGATGCTGTCCCTAATTCAACTGGGATCAAAGTCGTCATTGTGGGAGTTGGCCTTGCAGGCATTACCGCGGCAATTGAATGCCATCGAAAGGGGCATTCTGTGGTTGTCCTAGAAAAGGTGTCCGTGTTAAAACATGATG CCGGCGATGGAATTATGATCGCCCCTAACGCAAGCAGGGTCATCCGCCAGTGGGGCGATGACCTGCTCGCAGAGATTGTCCAGAATCGCTGTGACTCCACGCATGTAGATATGATGGACCCCAACGATAATCTCATTGCCCGGCAAGAACTTCCCGGAAAGGGGGAAGGGATTGTGACCAATCGTGGTAAACTAGTGTGTCTCTTATATGCCCACGCCAAGAACCGCTTGGGGATTGATATTCGGCTGGGCTCTCGGGTGACCGATTACTGGGAAGAGAACGGACAGGCTGGTGTGACTGTGGACGATGGAGAGCGAATCAGTGGAGACTGTGTGGTGTGCGCTGATGGAGTCCATGGGATGTCCAGGAAGTTCGTCACCAAGGAGGAGCTCGCTCCCCAGGAAACTGGCTGGGCAACTTTCCGGGCTCACATTGAAACTGACGCATTTGCAAATGACGAGGAGGCAAAGTGGGTTCTGGCCGGAACTGAAACAGAGGACCGAACCTATGCATGGTTTGGGGAAGGACTGAATGTGGCTATGATGACCTTGAAAAGGGGCAAAGAGGTGGTGTGGATGACGACACACAAG GATTGTTATGGAGCCCGTGAGACATGGAATGGCGGAGGTCAGGCCAAGATCGAAGATGCACTGGCGACCATCAGTCACTGGCCTGGTAGGCACAGAATCGAAGCCGTGATTCGGCACACCAAACCTGACAAGTTGGTGAACCATGCCCTCATCTATCGTCCGCCCCTCCGCACCTGGATCTCCGAAGGCGGACGAACAATCCTCATTGGTGATTCCGCTCACCCCTACTACCCCGTCGTAGCCCAAGGGGGGAGCCAGGGGATCGAAGATGGCGCTGTTCTCGCCATTGCGCTGTCGCTAGCAGGTAAAGAGCGCGTCCCCCTTGCGCTGCAGGTGGTTGAAAAGATCCGATACCCACGAGCTTCGGTCATCCAGTTGGGCAGTTCGACTTTCCAGGCAACTGTACTCCGGTCGGACTggggaaaggaagagagcAAGCGAGATGAGTTCCGGTTTCCCAACCCGGACTGGATATTTAGCCATGATTGCCAGAGCTATGCTTATCAAGAATTTGAGTCTGTAGTAGAGGCGATTAGAGATGGGATGGAGTACGTGCCTACCAATATCCCTGTTGATGGGGTGTATCGAGTCGAAAATACATACAAGCGAGAGTGA
- a CDS encoding TqaG: MRSYLISILAGLPILARSTLALASRDEVPDFKAIFSPVLSSGAHLYLPGDPEYFKVNERWSNLEDPQYVAAIQPATELDVKNIVSAATKHNISFLATGSGHSVKPGYASVKRAVNIDLSLLKNIALGYDTNTVTIGPGVKNSQVYDVVYDVKKELPLSTDRCISTIGTMIGGGLGTLYSARGLLADSLISANVVTAAGDLVTASSTENPDLFWAIRGAGHNFGIVTSATFKIYDQTNGGNSLVGDFVIPSSQNASVFEILKSVDENLEPNVFWGILVGFNHTTKDADIHLRLIVQGGDEDAAPHLAKAKALNPTVTSWENTTWNAFGEPTEIMCNTGWNSNMYQMGLKKTDVDTLVSFFDDWSTFSAENDWYNGLIMMERHSEKKVMSVPKEEQGVFPWRDTKIQMILVNYMTDQKYAGKLNNFMQPVRAEIQSAMGFENHHSYVNEAYGDEGPKVWYGEHNLPRLVAAKQKWDPTDQFGPGMPVPLSL; the protein is encoded by the exons ATGCGATCGTATTTAATATCAATCCTCGCGGGATTGCCGATTCTAGCGAGGTCAACATTGGCACTTGCTAGCCGAGACGAAGTCCCTGATTTCAAGGCTATCTTCAGTCCAGTGTTGTCTTCTGGTGCCCATCTCTACCTCCCGGGTGACCCGGAATACTTCAAGGTCAATGAAAGATGGTCCAACCTTGAAGACCCTCAGTATGTTGCTGCTATCCAACCAGCAACCGAGCTCGATGTGAAAAACATT GTTTCAGCGGCCACGAAGCATAATATCTCCTTTCTCGCCACCGGGTCAGGTCACAGTGTCAAACCAGGCTATGCTTCTGTTAAAAGAGCTGTGAATATCGACCTCAGCCTACTGAAAAACATCGCTTTGGGTTATGACACCAACACCGTGACTATTGGACCGGGAGTAAAGAACAGCCAGGTGTACGATGTTGTGTATGATGTGAAAAAGGAACTCC CTCTTAGCACGGATCGCTGCATTAGCACGATTGGCACGATGATTGGAGGTGGCTTGGGAACTCTTTACAGCGCTCGTGGTCTTTTGGCAGACTCTCTGATCTCAGCCAACGTTGTCACTGCCGCAGGAGACTTGGTCACCGCCTCATCGACCGAAAATCCGGATCTCTTCTGGGCCATCCGCGGAGCCGGTCACAACTTTGGCATCGTCACCTCGGCCACGTTCAAAATCTACGACCAGACCAATGGTGGCAACAGTCTAGTTGGTGACTTTGTGATCCCCAGCTCCCAGAATGCCTCGGTGTTTGAGATATTGAAGTCAGTGGATGAGAACCTCGAGCCCAACGTCTTTTGGGGAATTCTTGTCGGTTTCAACCACACGACCAAGGAT GCTGACATTCATCTCCGTTTAATTGTCCAAGGTGGCGACGAAGATGCTGCTCCTCATCTCGCCAAAGCAAAAGCCCTCAACCCAACAGTCACCTCCTGGGAGAACACCACGTGGAACGCCTTTGGCGAACCAACAGAGATCATGTGCAATACAGGCTGGAATTCCAACATGTACCAGATGGGTTTAAAGAAAACTGACGTGGACACGTTGGTTTCGTTCTTCGACGATTGGAGCACCTTCTCTGCCGAGAACGACTGGTACAATGGGCTGATCATGATGGAAAGACACTCTGAAAAGAAGGTCATGTCGGTTCCAAAGGAGGAGCAAGGCGTCTTCCCATGGCGAGATACCAAAATCCAGAT GATCCTCGTCAACTACATGACCGACCAGAAATATGCTGGTAAGCTCAACAACTTTATGCAACCGGTTCGCGCAGAAATCCAGAGCGCGATGGGATTCGAAAACCACCACAGCTATGTCAATGAGGCATACGGCGATGAAGGTCCGAAAGTGTGGTACGGAGAGCACAACTTGCCCAGGCTGGTGGCGGCGAAGCAGAAGTGGGATCCGACTGATCAATTTGGACCTGGAATGCCTGTGCCACTGAGTCTCTAG
- a CDS encoding TqaL — protein MKPRQPPLNVHKQRGKPEFYDAISQICQLRQKYLENRTVFVDGREMAPLLKALGARDEDFVTLQAVNNVLIDDPTLPFRKSRNGRFCFDWETQTLRRLEFQPFALSLEEDFKRHDSNTVRRFDEVDNDLQLNTVFQALLLFKGLMCHGMTVNERAKLDYRSNQWVCTLFALRTITTPEMLGEPALEGVHTDGVDHTMTTYLRSTNMSSKSAVTFLHDNAEKTGIQLNETAPELIQARAQHRNFLDTLLIVDNERKHSISPVYAVDASKEATRDMLIFFTRRPVVDGHISSDIDSLNPHMEMEMEFPLMSLRDGYGFGKS, from the coding sequence ATGAAACCCCGTCAGCCCCCGCTGAACGTTCATAAACAGAGGGGCAAACCCGAGTTTTATGATGCCATCAGCCAGATCTGCCAATTACGCCAAAAGTATTTGGAGAATCGGACCGTTTTCGTGGATGGCAGGGAGATGGCACCACTCCTGAAGGCGCTTGGGGCTCGAGATGAAGACTTTGTCACACTCCAAGCCGTGAACAATGTCCTCATTGATGACCCAACCCTACCTTTCCGCAAGTCCCGCAATGGAAGATTCTGCTTCGACTGGGAGACCCAAACCTTGCGACGACTCGAGTTCCAGCCATTTGCACTGTCATTGGAGGAAGACTTCAAACGGCATGACTCGAACACGGTTCGTCGCTTCGATGAAGTGGACAATGATCTACAGCTCAACACAGTCTTCCAAGCGCTTCTGCTATTCAAAGGCCTTATGTGCCATGGGATGACGGTGAACGAACGTGCAAAGCTAGATTATCGCAGCAACCAATGGGTGTGTACGCTGTTTGCTCTGCGCACGATCACGACCCCAGAAATGCTGGGAGAGCCAGCCCTAGAAGGTGTACACACGGATGGAGTCGACCACACCATGACAACCTATCTGCGAAGCACAAACATGTCATCCAAGAGTGCAGTAACCTTCCTGCATGATAACGCTGAAAAAACCGGCATCCAGCTCAACGAGACCGCGCCGGAATTGATCCAAGCCCGAGCGCAGCATCGCAATTTCTTGGACACACTGTTAATTGTCGACAATGAGCGTAAAcacagcatctccccggTCTATGCCGTTGACGCCTCCAAGGAGGCTACTCGGGACATGCTAATTTTCTTCACGCGCAGGCCGGTGGTTGACGGCCATATTTCTTCAGATATCGACTCTCTTaatcctcacatggagatGGAAATGGAGTTTCCTCTCATGAGCCTGAGAGATGGATATGGATTTGGAAAGAGCTGA
- a CDS encoding TqaK gives MRLLESASNSTHTSDSSYNPPDLVVSAHQSFLTDRLERGMDCVIESGFENFDVLVTAYYNGIFADSSPLVCEHRLSRTRRLPKVIADICHAAGQWDSWERRLLQEEIMKTTERILSSESDDTRSSLTECITLLTQVQVQVQDTTSKTCSPDSIEQIMQNELPTRWSLMVGLTADDRAAWQRDRSDTALAAIVLLHFAGRMPKEQLLRLLSLLL, from the exons ATGCGGTTGCTGGAAAGCGCATCCAATTCCACACACACTTCAGATTCGTCATACAATCCTCCAGACTTGGTAGTTTCCGCACACCAAAGCTTTTTGACCGACCGTCTTGAACGTGGGATGGACTGTGTCATTGAGAGTGGGTTCGAAAATTTTGACGTGCTGGTCACAGCCTATTATAATGGGATCTTTGCAGACTCATCGCCCCTAGTGTGCGAACACCGTCTAAGTCGCACTAGACGGCTGCCCAAAGTCATCGCAGATATATGTCATGCCGCAGGCCAATGGGACTCATGGGAGCGACGCTTGTTACAGGAAGAAATCATGAAGACTACGGAGAGAATCTTATCTTCGGAGAGTGATGACACGCGAAGCAGCCTTACCGAATGCATCACGCTCTTGACCCAGGTGCAGGTGCAGGTGCAGGATACGACGAGCAAAACATGTAGCCCCGATTCTATAGAACAGATCATGCAGAATGAG CTTCCAACCCGATGGTCTCTGATGGTGGGGCTTACCGCCGACGATAGAGCAGCCTGGCAACGAGATCGATCAGACACAGCCCTTGCAGCCATTGTCCTGTTGCATTTCGCCGGTCGCATGCCAAAAGAACAGCTGCTTCGGCTTCTCAGCCTACTCTTGTGA
- a CDS encoding TqaF gives MSQLSAYRLLSFDVYGTLVDWEEGICAALQVTLDRYGVQFPRDQLLHLFHDLELKHETESPGMLYSELLTAVHPELVEKLGLPSPTPEENKRFGESVAHWPVFPDTLDALKRLSKHYQLVVVSNVDRNSFSKTNAGSLQGFPFDLVLTAQEIGSYKPDLRNFQYLLNAVKEELGVEPNQVLHTAQSQFHDHQPAQKVGLKSVWISRAVAIMGNVDEPVYDWRFDTLGEMADVVDVGDV, from the coding sequence ATGTCTCAGCTGTCGGCATACCGATTACTCAGTTTTGATGTCTACGGCACCTTAGTCGACTGGGAAGAAGGTATCTGTGCCGCCCTCCAAGTGACGCTAGATCGCTACGGCGTCCAGTTTCCACGCGATCAGTTGCTccaccttttccatgacctTGAACTGAAACATGAGACCGAGTCCCCGGGCATGCTCTACAGTGAATTGCTGACCGCGGTGCATCCGGAATTGGTCGAAAAATTGGGGTTGCCTTCACCCACCCCGGAAGAAAACAAGCGCTTTGGCGAAAGCGTGGCGCATTGGCCGGTTTTCCCCGATACGTTAGACGCATTGAAGCGACTGTCCAAGCATTACCAACTTGTAGTGGTGTCTAATGTGGATCGAAATTCTTTCTCCAAAACCAACGCAGGGAGTCTGCAGGGCTTCCCATTTGATTTGGTGCTTACTGCGCAGGAGATTGGCTCATACAAACCCGATTTACGCAACTTTCAGTACCTGTTGAACGCAGTGAAGGAGGAGCTGGGAGTCGAACCGAATCAAGTCCTGCACACCGCGCAGAGCCAATTTCACGACCACCAACCCGCGCAGAAGGTGGGACTTAAATCGGTGTGGATTTCACGTGCAGTGGCCATCATGGGCAACGTGGATGAGCCCGTGTATGACTGGCGATTTGACACTCTTGGGGAAATGGCGGATGTAGTGGATGTGGGTGATGTCTAG
- a CDS encoding TqaM yields the protein MVCLEIKTGTIVGGNRTRPVNTPGFFIHSEIHQARHDVHSICHAHTIAGRAWATFGQPLDMITQDVCDLYGVLAVSKEYGGIVTAQQEGQQIAKALGSKGKAAVLLNHGLLSVGSTVDEASFLFTLLDRSCQIQLQVEAACAGNPALKKHIIPNQLARFNFAMAGQKDWLYVEAQPDIEYEIAMAGDAIMVGLDESFVSSPKKPGPVPL from the exons ATGGTGTGTCTCGAGATCAAGACAGGAACCATCGTCGGTGGTAATCGA ACTCGGCCTGTCAATACCCCTGGCTTCTTCATTCACTCCGAGATTCACCAAGCCAGACATGACGTCCATTCGATTTGTCATGCACATACTATTGCCGGCCGCGCGTGGGCTACGTTTGGCCAGCCCTTAGACATGATCACGCAGGATGTCTGTGACCTGTACGGTGTGCTAGCGGTGAGTAAGGAGTACGGGGGGATCGTCACGGCCCAGCAAGAAGGGCAGCAAATCGCAAAAGCCCTCGGGAGTAAGGGCAAGGCCGCAGTACTGCTCAACCACGGTCTTTTGAGTGTTGGCTCCACCGTCGACGAGGCCTCATTTCTCTTTACGCTCTTAGACCGCAGTTGTCAGATCCAATTGCAGGTGGAGGCGGCCTGTGCGGGCAATCCCGCCCTGAAGAAACATATCATTCCCAATCAGCTGGCTCGGTTTAATTTTGCCATGGCCGGCCAAAAGGACTGGTTATATGTGGAGGCACAGCCAGATATTGAATATGAGATTGCCATGGCCGGTGATGCGATCATGGTTGGGTTGGACGAGAGTTTCGTATCAAGTCCCAAGAAACCTGGGCCAGTACCTCTTTGA
- a CDS encoding Aldehyde dehydrogenase (AldH12), putative, translating to MLTEVKAAPIVAKFMIASGLLGQFQSVDSVAMGKEQGEEDSKPKPTQDTANVGETGNTSQWPGARSAEVTSHQRTWRTTHAADEDEEAWRHDPNLFVFDLPE from the coding sequence atgttgacagaagtgaaggcagcgccgatcgtggcgaagttcatgatcgcatcgggactcttgggacagtttcagtcagtggactcggtcgccatgggtaaggagcagggggaggaggattcaaaaccgaaaccaacccaagacactgcgaatgttggagaaacagggaacacatcacagtggccgggcgccaggtccgccgaggtcacctcacaccaacgcacatggagaacaacgcacgctgccgatgaagacgaagaagcatggcgccatgacccgaacctattcgtgttcgacctgccggagtga
- a CDS encoding TqaE, whose protein sequence is MTKATPTTGITVIIVGLGIAGLTAAIECHRQGHEVIGLEKKSTVYQLGDLIGLSENGLKVLSQWPTANGTSVASTLTSLGSELSSVEIFSSAGELKYSIPFGADSPVAGLFLRRSDLVEALYQYATSDLRLDLRYGVAVEEYWETATTAGVVVQGAERISGHCVIGTDGIYSKTRAVITGDSPEADTATLLETGGAIFRSTFDASVIATDPDAQWVLQGVSAHDRHEIYLGKDVTILMGTMAKGKYVWWNCSHRDPTKATTNWVQAASITPVLKYIRDWPIANKLSAVIAKTPQGKCFNHSLVTRKPIRTWVSRQGRMAVIGDAAHQFLPHTGQGANQAIEDAAVVAVCLRLASLSKDSRTPKSDGVPLALRVMEKLRYRRVSLIQEGSVEAQEVTLEGDMDTGTSGDRFNAISRPAWIHCHDCISHTHEEFAKVVDALSKRDADAYVPTNAPVDGLFHAEDDYILRGKGSL, encoded by the exons ATGACAAAAGCAACCCCCACCACTGGCATTACGGTGATCATTGTCGGCCTAGGGATTGCCGGACTCACTGCCGCGATTGAATGTCATCGACAAGGGCACGAAGTGATCGGCCTGGAGAAGAAAAGCACGGTATACCAACTGG GGGATCTAATTGGCCTCAGTGAAAATGGACTCAAGGTCCTTTCGCAATGGCCCACCGCCAACGGCACTTCCGTCGCCTCAACCCTAACATCTCTCGGGAGCGAACTATCTTCCGTGGAGATCTTCAGTAGTGCTGGAGAATTGAAATACAGCATCCCCTTCGGCGCCGATAGTCCAGTGGCGGGACTGTTTCTTCGTCGGTCAGACCTGGTCGAAGCGCTGTATCAGTACGCGACATCTGATCTCAGGTTGGATCTGCGATATGGAGTGGCGGTAGAAGAATACTGGGAGACAGCCACAACGGCAGGTGTCGTTGTTCAGGGTGCAGAAAGAATTAGCGGACATTGTGTGATTGGGACGGATGGTATTTATAGCAAAACACGCGCCGTCATCACCGGGGACAGCCCAGAAGCGGACACCGCCACTCTTCTGGAAACCGGAGGTGCAATCTTTCGATCAACGTTTGATGCGAGTGTGATCGCCACGGATCCTGATGCACAGTGGGTATTGCAGGGCGTGTCGGCACATGACCGCCATGAGATCTACCTTGGGAAGGATGTCACGATTCTTATGGGGACCATGGCAAAGGGAAAATATGTGTGGTGGAATTGCTCACATAGG GACCCGACGAAAGCTACCACCAACTGGGTCCAAGCCGCATCTATTACCCCGGTCCTGAAATACATCCGTGACTGGCCAATTGCCAATAAGCTCTCCGCCGTGATTGCAAAAACCCCTCAAGGCAAATGTTTCAATCATTCGCTGGTCACGAGGAAACCGATACGGACATGGGTGTCGCGCCAGGGTCGAATGGCTGTGATCGGGGACGCGGCGCATCAATTCCTGCCACATACTGGGCAGGGGGCTAACCAGGCCATTGAGGATGCCGCCGTGGTGGCAGTTTGCTTGCGGCTGGCGTCGCTTTCAAAAGATTCGAGGACCCCGAAATCGGATGGCGTTCCCCTGGCGTTGCGTGTGATGGAAAAGCTCAG ATATAGAAGGGTCTCCCTGATCCAGGAAGGCTCCGTTGAAGCCCAGGAAGTCACTCTTGAAGGTGATATGGATACTGGCACTTCCGGCGATCGTTTCAATGCGATTTCACGGCCGGCTTGGATTCATTGCCATGACTGTATTAGTCACACTCATGAGGAGTTTGCCAAAGTAGTGGATGCTCTGAGCAAGAGAGATGCGGACGCATACGTTCCCACAAATGCGCCGGTGGATGGATTGTTCCATGCGGAAGACGATTATATCCTGCGAGGAAAGGGGTCTCTGTAG